A window of the Bacteroides thetaiotaomicron VPI-5482 genome harbors these coding sequences:
- a CDS encoding toxin-antitoxin system YwqK family antitoxin, giving the protein MFFFLIVPLFLALFYKPIAYLCGRFLNNKSKRENYFMKHISNFLRSKSWNVFLFLYLALPLFAQKEYKIDQVSVVNVGDGRLLFQELKTEKALNGEHRIIDGYHSAYVLASFKDGFYDGGYKEYVDNILITEGSYKEGRKDGLFKINSKFDGKLKEEKSYKEGKLDGTSKSYFTTGKVESERNFRMGKEHGKQLSYESDGTLRKEHNYKDGKQVGKQYTFLKGTYDLYETVYFNEEGLQDGEYSSVFTFGSPRILGSYKNGKKNGRWTTFAESGDTLMIETYLDGKEDGLHVSFANGSGVRQKEYYMKNDRKDGLYREYNLENGELRYEATYQAGRLHGKERRLIVSNRFDYWETSTYVNGRQNGPFEARYVKNDQLRECGEYKNGRRVGRWKRYTIDGKLEKEWDEN; this is encoded by the coding sequence ATGTTCTTTTTTCTAATTGTCCCCCTCTTTCTTGCCTTGTTTTATAAGCCGATTGCCTATCTTTGCGGCAGGTTTTTAAATAATAAATCAAAAAGAGAAAACTACTTTATGAAACACATTTCGAACTTCCTCAGATCAAAAAGCTGGAACGTATTTTTGTTTTTATATCTTGCTCTTCCTTTGTTTGCGCAAAAGGAATATAAGATCGATCAGGTATCTGTTGTTAATGTAGGCGATGGCAGACTGTTGTTTCAGGAACTGAAAACGGAAAAAGCATTGAATGGCGAACATCGCATCATAGATGGTTATCATTCCGCCTATGTGCTGGCATCTTTTAAAGATGGTTTTTATGATGGCGGATACAAAGAATATGTGGACAATATATTAATAACGGAAGGAAGTTATAAAGAAGGGCGGAAGGATGGCCTCTTCAAGATTAACTCCAAGTTTGACGGTAAGCTGAAAGAAGAAAAGTCCTATAAGGAAGGTAAGCTGGACGGTACGAGCAAAAGTTACTTTACTACCGGAAAAGTGGAAAGTGAAAGAAACTTCCGGATGGGGAAAGAGCACGGGAAGCAACTGTCGTACGAATCTGACGGTACTTTGCGGAAAGAGCATAATTACAAGGACGGGAAGCAGGTAGGCAAACAGTATACTTTTCTGAAAGGTACATATGATTTGTATGAGACCGTTTATTTCAATGAAGAAGGTTTGCAGGACGGTGAATATTCGTCCGTGTTTACGTTTGGCTCGCCACGTATACTGGGTAGTTATAAGAATGGAAAGAAGAATGGTCGGTGGACTACTTTTGCTGAAAGCGGAGATACGCTGATGATTGAAACCTATCTGGATGGAAAAGAAGATGGACTCCATGTCTCATTTGCCAACGGAAGTGGGGTAAGGCAGAAAGAATATTATATGAAGAACGATCGTAAAGACGGTTTATACCGTGAATATAATCTGGAAAATGGTGAATTGAGATATGAAGCTACCTATCAGGCCGGCAGATTGCATGGCAAGGAACGACGGCTGATAGTGAGCAACCGCTTTGATTATTGGGAAACTTCTACCTATGTGAACGGAAGGCAGAACGGACCGTTCGAAGCTCGTTATGTAAAGAATGACCAGCTTCGTGAATGTGGGGAATATAAGAATGGTCGCCGTGTAGGACGATGGAAACGCTACACTATTGATGGTAAACTGGAAAAGGAATGGGATGAAAACTAA
- a CDS encoding IS110 family transposase: MNYSHFVGLDVGKKTFDASLMSADEKELSHKSFDNTPTGIQSLLDWIAGYHLSLSKLLFCAENMGSYVTELSVSSVSMGFSLALVCPLTIKKSIGLQRGKNDRIDAKRIANYAVLHYRKLELYKLPDKDLVRLRGWIIIRDNLVKQKVSSIKLLETFSWMAKLADVTESISFLEEQLKSIKERILEVEEDMEQLIAASTSLYTNYLLLRSIKGIGIINAIVLLCVTDNFQRFDNPRKFACYCGVAPFEHTSGISIRGKTQTSSLANKEVKVYLTRAAITAISWDPQMKAYYKRKIAEGKHKASVINAVRAKIIARSFAVIRRQTPFVTLAV, translated from the coding sequence ATGAATTATTCTCATTTTGTAGGTCTTGATGTAGGAAAAAAAACTTTCGATGCATCATTAATGTCCGCAGACGAAAAAGAGTTGTCTCACAAGTCTTTTGATAACACTCCAACTGGGATCCAATCTTTATTGGATTGGATAGCTGGTTATCATCTCTCTTTATCCAAACTCTTGTTCTGTGCTGAAAACATGGGAAGTTATGTCACAGAGTTATCTGTTTCCAGTGTCTCCATGGGATTTTCCCTGGCTTTGGTTTGCCCGTTGACCATCAAGAAGTCCATAGGCTTGCAACGAGGCAAAAATGACCGCATTGACGCCAAAAGAATAGCGAACTATGCGGTATTACACTATCGAAAACTGGAGTTATACAAATTGCCTGACAAAGACTTGGTGAGACTGCGGGGATGGATTATTATACGTGACAATTTGGTCAAGCAAAAAGTATCAAGCATAAAGTTATTGGAAACATTCTCCTGGATGGCTAAGTTGGCTGATGTGACAGAATCCATTTCTTTTTTGGAAGAGCAGCTCAAGTCGATAAAAGAAAGAATCCTGGAGGTGGAAGAGGATATGGAGCAACTAATAGCCGCCAGTACATCGCTTTACACAAACTACTTGCTATTAAGAAGTATAAAAGGAATAGGAATTATCAATGCCATTGTATTACTGTGTGTTACTGACAATTTTCAAAGATTTGACAACCCGAGGAAATTTGCCTGCTATTGTGGGGTCGCCCCATTTGAACATACTTCAGGTATTTCCATACGGGGAAAAACGCAGACTTCTTCATTGGCTAACAAAGAAGTAAAAGTATACCTTACCCGGGCAGCTATTACTGCCATCTCTTGGGATCCGCAGATGAAAGCATACTATAAAAGGAAAATAGCAGAGGGGAAACATAAAGCATCTGTAATCAATGCTGTAAGAGCCAAAATCATAGCAAGGTCTTTTGCTGTGATACGAAGGCAGACTCCATTTGTAACATTAGCCGTATAA
- a CDS encoding carbohydrate kinase family protein codes for MNNIIVGMGEALWDVLPEGKKIGGAPANFAYHVSQFGFDSRVVSAVGNDELGDEIMEVFKEKQLKNQIERVDYPTGTVQVTLDDEGVPCYEIKEGVAWDNIPFTDELKRLALNTRAVCFGSLAQRNEVSRATINRFLDTMPDIDGQLKIFDINLRQDFYTKEVLRESFKRCNILKINDEELVTISRMFGYPGIDLQDKCWILLAKYNLKMLILTCGINGSYVFTPGVVSFQETPKVPVADTVGAGDSFTAAFCASILNGKSVPEAHKLAVEVSAYVCTQSGAMPELPVILKDRLL; via the coding sequence ATGAATAATATAATTGTAGGAATGGGCGAAGCATTATGGGATGTATTGCCCGAAGGAAAGAAGATAGGCGGTGCTCCGGCTAATTTCGCTTATCATGTTTCACAGTTTGGTTTCGACAGCCGTGTAGTAAGTGCGGTGGGCAATGACGAACTGGGAGATGAAATCATGGAAGTATTCAAAGAAAAGCAACTCAAAAATCAGATTGAGCGGGTGGATTATCCTACCGGTACGGTGCAGGTGACACTGGATGACGAAGGGGTGCCTTGCTACGAAATCAAAGAAGGAGTGGCATGGGATAACATTCCTTTCACGGACGAACTGAAGCGGCTGGCTTTGAATACGCGCGCCGTTTGTTTCGGTTCGTTGGCTCAACGCAATGAAGTGAGCCGTGCTACAATTAACCGATTCCTCGATACAATGCCCGATATAGACGGACAGCTGAAGATATTCGACATCAACCTCCGTCAGGACTTCTACACGAAAGAAGTATTGCGCGAGTCTTTCAAACGCTGCAACATTCTGAAGATAAACGATGAAGAACTGGTGACAATCAGCCGTATGTTCGGTTATCCGGGCATCGACTTACAGGATAAGTGCTGGATTCTGTTGGCCAAGTACAATCTGAAAATGTTGATTCTTACTTGCGGTATCAATGGTAGTTATGTGTTTACTCCGGGAGTCGTTTCTTTTCAGGAAACGCCGAAGGTTCCGGTAGCCGATACGGTAGGAGCGGGGGATTCCTTTACTGCCGCTTTCTGTGCTTCCATTCTGAATGGCAAGTCTGTTCCCGAAGCTCATAAGCTGGCTGTCGAAGTTTCCGCTTATGTTTGTACGCAGAGCGGTGCAATGCCCGAACTTCCGGTTATTCTGAAAGACAGATTGTTGTAG
- a CDS encoding sugar MFS transporter, producing the protein MENTKNASLSKLVPVMLCFFAMGFVDLVGIASNYVKADLGLTDSQANIFPSLVFFWFLIFSVPTGMLMSRIGQKKTVLLSLIVTFASLLLPVFGDSYALMLISFSLLGIGNALMQTSLNPLLSNIVRGDRLASSLTFGQFVKAIASFLAPYIAMWGATQAIPSFDLGWRVLFPIYMVIAILAILLLNATQIEEEKEEGKPSTFGQCLALLGKPFILLCFIGIMCHVGIDVGTNTTAPKILMERIGMTLDDAAFATSLYFIFRTAGCFLGSFILRQMSPKSFFGISVVMMLAAMVGLFIFHDKAVIYACIALIGFGNSNVFSVIFSQALLYLPGKKNEVSGLMIMGLFGGTVFPLAMGVASDTSMGQNGAIAVMTVGVLYLLFYTFRIKK; encoded by the coding sequence ATGGAAAATACTAAAAACGCTTCTCTCTCCAAACTAGTCCCGGTGATGCTTTGTTTCTTCGCCATGGGATTCGTTGATCTGGTGGGCATTGCCTCCAATTATGTAAAAGCAGACCTGGGTCTGACAGACTCACAAGCAAACATCTTCCCTTCATTGGTGTTTTTTTGGTTTCTGATTTTCTCCGTACCGACAGGTATGCTGATGAGCCGTATCGGTCAGAAGAAAACCGTGTTACTCAGTTTGATCGTGACTTTTGCTTCTTTACTGTTGCCTGTCTTCGGGGACAGTTACGCACTGATGCTGATTTCTTTTTCCCTGTTAGGTATTGGAAACGCACTGATGCAGACTTCACTGAACCCGCTTCTTTCCAACATCGTTCGTGGTGACCGTCTGGCAAGCAGCCTCACCTTCGGACAATTTGTGAAAGCGATCGCTTCTTTCCTTGCACCGTACATTGCCATGTGGGGAGCAACGCAGGCGATTCCTTCTTTCGATCTGGGGTGGCGTGTATTATTCCCTATTTATATGGTAATAGCCATCCTTGCCATTCTGCTGCTCAACGCGACACAGATTGAAGAAGAGAAGGAAGAAGGCAAACCTTCCACTTTCGGACAGTGCCTGGCATTGCTCGGCAAACCGTTTATCTTGCTTTGTTTTATCGGAATCATGTGTCACGTTGGTATCGACGTCGGTACAAACACTACTGCACCTAAGATTCTGATGGAACGTATCGGCATGACACTGGATGATGCTGCTTTTGCAACCAGCCTCTATTTTATCTTCCGTACGGCAGGCTGTTTTCTGGGATCATTCATCCTGCGTCAGATGTCTCCGAAATCTTTCTTCGGTATCAGTGTTGTTATGATGCTGGCTGCTATGGTAGGGTTGTTCATCTTCCATGATAAAGCGGTGATTTACGCTTGTATCGCTCTGATCGGTTTTGGTAACTCGAATGTGTTCTCTGTTATTTTCTCGCAGGCATTGCTTTATCTGCCGGGAAAGAAAAACGAAGTTTCCGGTCTGATGATTATGGGACTCTTCGGAGGAACCGTTTTCCCGTTGGCTATGGGAGTTGCTTCGGATACTTCTATGGGGCAGAATGGTGCGATTGCTGTGATGACAGTCGGTGTACTTTACTTGCTGTTCTATACCTTCCGTATCAAAAAATAA
- a CDS encoding DUF4980 domain-containing protein, with protein sequence MNVFLPVKQLQTFLICFILMTISVSTRAADSPLLIKNLGEGHCLVRVNTSQNYLLLPVEDASPDVRISMIVNNKEVKNFDVRLAIHKVDYFVPVDLSDFSGKTVSFKFKMNSNDPIRVNLSPDNTACCKEMKLSDTFDTTNREKFRPTYHFSPLYGWMNDPNGMVYKDGEYHLFYQYNPYGSKWGNMNWGHAISKDLVNWEHRPVAIAPDALGTIFSGSAVVDHNNTAGFGAGAIIAIYTQNSDRQVQSIAYSTDNGRTFTKYENNPVLVSEARDFRDPKVFWYEATKRWIMVLAVGQEMQIFSSPNLKDWAFESSFGEGYGAHGNVWECPDLFELPVEGTNEKKWVLLCSLGDGPFGDSATQYFIGSFDGKKFSCDNQPNVTKWMDWGKDHYATVTWSDAPDNRRIAIAWMSNWQYANDVPTSQYRSPNSIPRDLSLFAIDGGIYLQSAPSPELLKLRGVSKKRSFKVNGTRIVKDLIPNNEGAYEIELSLKNQQAEIIGFRLYNDKGEEVDMQYDMKEKKFSMDRRKSGEVNFNENFPMLTWTAIEEDKDEMKLRLFVDRSSVEAFGDGGRFAMTNQVFPSEPYNHISFYSKGGAYKVDSFVVYKLKK encoded by the coding sequence ATGAATGTATTTTTGCCTGTCAAACAACTTCAGACCTTTCTGATTTGTTTTATTCTCATGACTATTTCTGTTTCAACCCGAGCGGCGGATTCTCCTTTGCTGATTAAGAATCTGGGAGAAGGTCATTGCCTTGTACGTGTCAATACTTCCCAGAACTACCTGCTTCTGCCCGTAGAGGATGCGTCTCCCGATGTACGTATCAGCATGATCGTTAATAATAAAGAGGTGAAAAACTTCGACGTGCGTCTCGCCATACATAAAGTAGATTACTTTGTTCCGGTAGACCTTTCCGACTTTTCCGGCAAAACGGTCTCTTTCAAGTTCAAGATGAACTCCAACGATCCGATCCGTGTCAATCTTTCGCCGGATAATACCGCTTGCTGCAAGGAAATGAAACTCTCCGACACCTTCGATACGACCAACCGTGAAAAGTTTCGTCCGACCTATCACTTCTCTCCCCTTTACGGATGGATGAACGACCCGAACGGAATGGTCTATAAAGACGGTGAATACCATCTTTTTTACCAGTACAACCCTTATGGCTCCAAATGGGGAAACATGAACTGGGGACACGCTATCAGCAAAGACCTCGTAAACTGGGAACACCGCCCCGTTGCGATAGCACCGGATGCGCTTGGTACTATCTTCAGCGGCTCTGCCGTGGTAGATCATAACAATACAGCCGGCTTCGGAGCAGGCGCAATCATCGCCATCTATACACAAAACAGCGACCGTCAGGTACAAAGCATCGCTTATAGCACTGACAACGGACGCACTTTCACCAAATACGAAAACAACCCCGTACTTGTATCCGAAGCTCGTGATTTCCGCGACCCGAAAGTTTTTTGGTACGAAGCAACAAAACGCTGGATCATGGTGCTCGCAGTGGGACAGGAAATGCAGATTTTCTCTTCTCCCAATTTGAAAGACTGGGCATTTGAAAGCAGCTTCGGCGAAGGATACGGTGCTCACGGCAACGTATGGGAATGCCCCGATTTATTCGAACTTCCGGTAGAGGGCACCAACGAAAAGAAATGGGTATTGCTTTGCAGCCTCGGTGACGGTCCTTTCGGTGACTCCGCTACTCAATACTTTATCGGTAGCTTCGACGGCAAGAAATTTAGTTGTGACAATCAGCCGAATGTCACGAAATGGATGGACTGGGGAAAAGACCATTATGCTACAGTTACTTGGAGCGATGCCCCCGACAACCGCCGTATCGCCATTGCATGGATGAGCAACTGGCAATATGCAAATGACGTGCCAACTTCTCAATACCGTAGTCCGAACTCCATCCCTCGTGATTTGAGTCTCTTTGCCATCGACGGTGGGATTTATCTTCAATCCGCTCCTTCTCCCGAATTACTGAAACTGCGTGGTGTTTCCAAAAAGCGCTCATTCAAGGTTAACGGAACACGTATCGTGAAAGATTTGATTCCGAACAATGAAGGTGCTTACGAAATAGAACTGTCCCTTAAGAATCAGCAGGCAGAAATCATCGGTTTCCGTCTCTACAATGACAAGGGCGAAGAAGTAGACATGCAGTACGATATGAAAGAGAAGAAATTCTCGATGGACCGTCGCAAGAGTGGCGAGGTAAATTTCAACGAAAACTTCCCGATGCTGACTTGGACTGCGATTGAAGAGGATAAGGATGAAATGAAACTCCGCCTGTTTGTAGACAGATCGAGTGTAGAGGCTTTCGGTGACGGTGGACGCTTCGCTATGACCAATCAGGTATTCCCTTCGGAACCTTATAATCATATCAGCTTCTACAGCAAAGGCGGTGCCTATAAAGTAGATTCATTCGTGGTTTACAAACTGAAGAAATAA
- a CDS encoding glycoside hydrolase domain-containing protein — MKNMILPIAFTALIASMTACSDETDPILTQKNWDGTATYFQSSDEHGFSMYYKPQVGFVGDPMPFYDPVAKDFKVMYLQDYRPNPEATYHPIFGVATKDGATYESLGELISCGGRDEQDAAIGTGGTIYNPADKLYYTFYTGNKFKPSSDQNAQVVMVATSPDFKTWTKNRTFYLKGDTYGYDKNDFRDPFLFQTEDGVYHMLIATRKNGKGHIAEFTSADLKEWESAGTFMTMMWDRFYECPDVFKMGDWWYLIYSEQASFMRKVQYFKGRTLEDLKATTANDAGIWPDNREGMLDSRAFYAGKTASDGTNRYIWGWCPTRAGNDNGNVGDVEPEWAGNLVAQRLIQHEDGTLTLGVPDAIDRKYTSAQEVKVMAKDGNMIESGKTYTLGEGASVIFNRLKVHNKISFTVKTASNTDRFGISFVRGTDSASWYSIHVNADEGKANFEKDGDDAKYLFDNKFNIPADNEYRVTIYSDQSVCVTYINDQLSFTNRIYQMQKNPWSLCCYKGEITVSDVQVSTY, encoded by the coding sequence ATGAAAAATATGATCTTACCTATAGCATTTACCGCACTGATAGCTTCGATGACTGCTTGCAGTGACGAGACTGACCCCATCTTGACTCAGAAAAACTGGGACGGTACAGCCACATACTTCCAATCGAGTGATGAGCATGGCTTCTCGATGTACTATAAGCCACAGGTCGGCTTTGTAGGTGACCCGATGCCATTCTATGATCCGGTTGCCAAGGACTTTAAAGTGATGTACCTGCAAGATTACCGTCCGAACCCCGAAGCTACGTACCATCCCATTTTCGGGGTGGCTACCAAAGACGGTGCTACTTACGAATCTCTCGGCGAACTGATTTCCTGCGGAGGGCGTGACGAACAGGATGCTGCCATCGGCACAGGAGGAACGATCTATAACCCTGCCGACAAACTGTATTATACCTTCTACACCGGTAATAAGTTCAAGCCTTCTTCCGACCAGAATGCTCAGGTAGTGATGGTAGCTACTTCTCCCGATTTCAAGACATGGACCAAGAACCGTACCTTCTACCTGAAAGGAGATACGTATGGTTATGACAAGAATGACTTCCGTGACCCGTTCCTGTTCCAGACCGAAGACGGTGTGTATCACATGCTGATCGCTACCCGCAAGAACGGAAAAGGGCATATCGCCGAATTTACCTCTGCCGACCTGAAAGAGTGGGAATCTGCCGGAACCTTTATGACCATGATGTGGGATCGTTTCTACGAATGTCCGGATGTATTCAAGATGGGGGACTGGTGGTATCTGATTTATTCGGAACAGGCTTCCTTCATGCGTAAAGTACAATATTTCAAAGGCAGAACGCTGGAAGATTTGAAAGCAACTACCGCCAATGATGCCGGAATATGGCCGGACAATCGTGAAGGAATGCTGGACAGCCGCGCATTCTATGCCGGAAAGACCGCTTCCGACGGAACAAACCGCTACATTTGGGGTTGGTGTCCCACACGTGCCGGAAATGATAATGGAAATGTTGGTGATGTAGAACCCGAATGGGCAGGCAATCTGGTAGCACAACGTCTGATTCAACACGAAGACGGTACTTTAACCCTCGGAGTACCCGATGCAATCGACCGTAAATACACTTCCGCACAAGAAGTGAAAGTAATGGCAAAAGATGGTAACATGATCGAAAGCGGTAAAACCTATACTTTGGGCGAAGGTGCCTCCGTCATCTTCAACCGTCTGAAAGTACATAACAAGATTTCTTTCACCGTAAAGACCGCTTCGAATACGGACCGTTTCGGAATCTCTTTTGTACGTGGAACGGATTCCGCTTCCTGGTATAGTATCCATGTCAATGCCGATGAAGGCAAAGCGAATTTTGAGAAAGACGGTGACGATGCCAAATACTTATTCGATAATAAATTCAATATTCCGGCAGATAATGAATATCGTGTGACGATTTACAGTGACCAGTCCGTCTGCGTGACTTATATCAACGACCAGTTATCTTTCACCAACCGTATCTACCAAATGCAGAAGAACCCGTGGTCACTCTGCTGTTATAAAGGTGAAATAACTGTATCAGACGTTCAGGTAAGCACTTATTGA
- a CDS encoding DUF4960 domain-containing protein: MKSIIKQLYTILLVTVACLTVTGCSDDFKSGLRLDGDVWVNSIRLDEYAGTVDYQNKAIVVGVPYDYDITRMVVTEMNLSEGAKASIAIGETIDFSLPVSLTVKNGDVQMSYTITVKRDEAKILTFKLNDTYVGKVDQLSKTISVVVPLTVDITQLKGTFTVTDGATVTPASGSIQDFTNPVTYTATYRSAVTPYVVTVTQGNVIPTAFVGTASSVSLLTSPEEKAAAQWMMDNVSMSEYISFKDVVDGKVDLGKYTAIWWHFHADNGDNPPLPDDAKAAAEKFKVYYQNGGNLLLTRYATFYIANLGIAKDERVPNNSWGGNEDSPEITSAPWSFLITGSESHPLFQDLRWKDGDKSTVYTCDAGYAITNSTAQWHIGTDWGGYDDLNAWRNLTGGIDLAHGGDGAVVIAEFEPRSNSGRTLCIGSGCYDWYGKGVDASADYYHYNVEQMTLNAINYLCK; encoded by the coding sequence ATGAAATCAATCATAAAACAACTTTATACTATCCTGTTGGTGACTGTGGCATGCCTTACAGTCACAGGATGTAGTGATGACTTCAAATCCGGCCTTCGTCTGGACGGAGATGTTTGGGTGAACTCTATCCGGCTGGATGAATACGCAGGAACTGTCGACTATCAGAATAAGGCAATCGTAGTAGGAGTGCCCTACGATTACGATATTACCCGCATGGTGGTCACAGAAATGAATCTTTCCGAAGGAGCCAAGGCTAGCATCGCTATCGGTGAGACAATCGACTTTTCTCTTCCCGTATCTTTGACGGTGAAGAATGGCGATGTACAAATGAGCTACACGATTACCGTGAAGAGAGATGAGGCGAAGATACTGACCTTCAAATTGAATGATACTTATGTAGGAAAGGTAGACCAGTTATCGAAAACCATTTCTGTAGTCGTTCCGCTGACAGTGGATATCACTCAGTTGAAAGGTACGTTTACCGTAACGGACGGAGCTACCGTGACTCCGGCATCCGGAAGTATTCAGGACTTTACGAACCCCGTCACTTACACGGCAACTTACCGTTCGGCAGTAACTCCTTATGTGGTAACGGTTACTCAGGGAAATGTGATTCCGACTGCCTTTGTCGGTACGGCTTCTTCCGTCAGTCTTCTGACGAGTCCCGAAGAGAAAGCCGCTGCCCAATGGATGATGGATAATGTATCGATGTCCGAATATATCTCATTCAAGGATGTAGTGGACGGAAAAGTGGATTTAGGTAAATATACCGCTATCTGGTGGCATTTCCACGCAGACAATGGTGACAATCCTCCTTTGCCGGATGACGCGAAAGCGGCAGCGGAGAAGTTTAAAGTCTACTATCAGAATGGTGGTAATCTGCTGCTGACCCGTTACGCTACTTTCTATATCGCCAATCTCGGCATCGCTAAAGACGAGCGTGTACCGAACAATAGCTGGGGAGGAAACGAAGACTCGCCCGAAATCACCTCTGCCCCATGGAGCTTCCTGATTACCGGCAGTGAATCACATCCGTTATTCCAGGATTTAAGATGGAAAGATGGCGACAAGTCGACAGTCTATACCTGTGATGCCGGCTATGCGATTACCAATAGCACAGCGCAGTGGCATATCGGGACAGACTGGGGAGGTTATGACGACCTGAACGCATGGCGTAACCTGACAGGAGGAATCGATTTGGCACATGGAGGCGACGGGGCGGTAGTCATTGCCGAATTTGAACCGCGTTCCAATAGCGGACGTACGCTCTGTATCGGTTCCGGCTGCTATGATTGGTACGGCAAGGGAGTAGACGCTTCTGCCGACTACTATCACTACAACGTAGAGCAAATGACTCTCAATGCAATCAACTACTTGTGTAAATAA
- a CDS encoding RagB/SusD family nutrient uptake outer membrane protein, producing MKKIIYIATIGITLLTTSCDDFLDRQVPQGIVTGDQIASPEYVDNLVISAYAIWATGDDINSSFSLWNYDVRSDDCYKGGSGTEDGGVFNALEISKGINTTDWNINDIWKRLYQCITRANTALQSLDQMDEKTYPLKNQRIAEMRFLRGHAHFMLKQLFKKIVIVNDENMEPDAYNELSNTTYTNDEQWQKIADDFQFAYDNLPEVQIEKGRPAQAAAAAYLAKTYLYKAYRQDGADNALTGINEEDLKQVVKYTDPLIMAKGGYGLETDYSMNFLPQYENGAESVWAIQYSINDGTYNGNLNWGMGLTTPQILGCCDFHKPSQNLVNAFKTDSQGKPLFSTYDNENYEVATDNVDPRLFHTVGMPGFPYKYNEGYIIQKNDDWSRSKGLYGYYVSLKENVDPDCDCLKKGSYWASSLNHIVIRYADVLLMRAEALIQLNDGRITDAISLINEVRSRAAGSTMLIFNYKEDYGVNFKVTPYDLKAYAQDEAMKMLKWERRVEFGMESSRFFDLVRWGEAKDVINAYYVTEASRCSIYKNAGFTENKNEYLPVPFEQISASNGNYTQNFGW from the coding sequence ATGAAAAAGATAATATATATAGCAACAATCGGAATTACCTTGCTGACAACCAGTTGTGACGATTTTTTGGACCGTCAGGTTCCTCAGGGTATTGTGACCGGCGATCAGATCGCTTCTCCCGAATATGTAGATAATCTGGTGATTTCTGCCTACGCCATCTGGGCGACAGGTGATGATATCAACTCTTCCTTCTCTCTCTGGAATTATGATGTACGTTCCGACGATTGCTATAAAGGCGGTTCGGGAACAGAAGACGGCGGTGTGTTCAACGCACTGGAAATATCCAAAGGTATCAATACCACCGACTGGAATATCAATGATATATGGAAAAGACTGTATCAATGCATCACCCGTGCCAATACAGCTCTGCAATCACTCGACCAAATGGATGAAAAGACCTATCCGTTGAAGAACCAGCGCATTGCCGAAATGAGATTCCTGCGCGGACACGCTCACTTCATGTTGAAACAGCTGTTCAAGAAGATCGTTATTGTAAACGATGAAAACATGGAACCGGATGCTTACAATGAACTGTCGAATACCACTTATACCAATGACGAGCAATGGCAAAAGATAGCAGACGACTTCCAGTTTGCCTACGACAACCTGCCGGAAGTACAAATAGAAAAAGGACGCCCTGCACAGGCAGCCGCTGCTGCTTACCTTGCAAAAACTTACCTGTATAAAGCTTACCGCCAGGACGGAGCCGATAATGCCCTTACCGGAATCAACGAAGAAGACCTGAAACAGGTCGTGAAATACACCGATCCCCTGATCATGGCTAAAGGTGGTTACGGACTGGAAACGGACTATAGCATGAACTTCCTGCCGCAATATGAAAACGGTGCAGAGTCTGTATGGGCCATTCAGTATTCTATCAACGACGGTACTTACAACGGTAACCTGAATTGGGGAATGGGACTGACCACTCCGCAGATACTGGGCTGCTGCGACTTCCACAAGCCGAGCCAGAATCTGGTGAATGCTTTCAAAACCGATTCGCAGGGAAAGCCTTTGTTCAGTACCTACGACAATGAGAATTACGAAGTGGCTACAGACAATGTCGATCCCCGTCTGTTCCATACGGTGGGTATGCCGGGCTTTCCTTATAAGTACAACGAAGGTTACATCATCCAGAAGAATGATGACTGGAGCCGCAGCAAGGGACTTTATGGATATTATGTTTCTCTCAAAGAGAATGTAGATCCCGATTGTGACTGTCTGAAGAAAGGTTCTTATTGGGCCAGTTCTCTGAATCACATTGTGATCCGTTATGCAGATGTATTGCTGATGCGTGCCGAAGCACTGATTCAGTTGAACGACGGACGTATCACCGATGCCATCTCATTAATCAATGAGGTACGCAGCCGTGCTGCCGGAAGCACCATGCTGATCTTCAATTATAAAGAAGACTACGGAGTGAACTTCAAAGTGACTCCTTACGACCTGAAAGCTTACGCTCAGGACGAAGCCATGAAAATGCTGAAATGGGAACGCCGCGTAGAGTTCGGTATGGAAAGCTCACGTTTCTTTGACCTTGTAAGATGGGGAGAAGCCAAAGATGTCATCAATGCTTATTACGTGACGGAAGCATCCCGTTGCTCTATCTACAAGAATGCGGGCTTTACGGAAAATAAGAACGAATATCTTCCTGTTCCATTCGAACAGATCAGCGCAAGTAATGGAAATTATACACAGAATTTCGGTTGGTAA